TGTATGATCCTGATGAAACAGGAGAGGCAATCGGTTGGGTAGAATGCCAACCTATAGGTGGGAGATTTGAAGTAGAAAAAGGGGTCTTCAATTGTTTCGTGGATTCCGGAAAACCTTCCGCCAATGAAAAACATATGAAGTATCGTTTGTTCCTGAAGAATAAAGCAGGAAAGAAGATCACGTTAAGCGGATTTAAGAAGGTAGTAGACGACGGTATCTTAAATATCTGGAGAGACACTTCTACTCTTTATACAACTGTATATGAAGGATATGTGGAAGAAAAGGCGGAACCGAAAGCAAAGGTTCTTGCTAAAGGTATTCTGCATATATTAGAAAAAGATTTTATTAAACAGATGACCACCTTCAAATCAAATGGTCGTACTTTTTCGGAAAGAAAAGATGCTTTATTCAGATTCGGTGAACTGTTTATGGGGAATCTTTGGGAAATCTACGGAGCGCAATTCAGAAAAGCGGAGCCTGAATTATGGAGAGAAAGAGATATTCCCGTATTCACTTTGGACGGGGTTAAAAATTCAAAGATCACTTTTCATCCATTCACAACGGATGATAAAATTTCTCTTAACTTAGTACGTTTTCAAAAGAAGGAGAGTAAGGACGTTGTAGTGCTCATGCACGGACTTACTACTTCCACGGATATGTTCGTTATGCCTGAGCATAAAAATCTTGTAACATACCTGCATGAGAGCGGCTTTACCGACGTATGGAGTTTTGACTGGAGAGGAAGTTTACGTTTTAATTATAATCTTTTTCCTCATCGGTATACTTTAGACGATATCGCTCTTTATGACGTACCTGCAGCATTAAAGGTAATAAGAGATGCAGTGGGTCCTGGAAAAAGAATACACTTTGTCGTACATTGTGTAGGTTCCATCTCATTCTTCATGAGCTTGTTTGGAGGAAAGATCGACGGAGTCACTAGCGTTGTCTCCAATAGTGTGTCTTTAACACCTAATGTCCCTACTTGGTCTAAGATCAAATTGGCATTCTCTCCTTTTTTAATGGAGTCGGTTTTCAGATTTCCGAATGTGAATCCTCGTTGGCATTACCTTCCTGGATTCGCTTCAGGCAAGGTGCTTGCAAAGTTCGTCAGTTTATTCCATCACGAATGCGACGAACCCGCTTGTCATATGCTGAGTTTGATGTGGGGAACAGGATGGCCTGCTTGTTATGAGCACGCAAATCTACCGGACATCACTCACAGAAGAGTGGGGGATCTATTCGGAGCAACTTCTATGAATTATTATAGGCACATTAGGAAAGCCGTGGGTCGCAAGGCTATGATCAAGTATACTCCTACAGATACTCGTTATAATTCCTTGCCGAATAATTATCTTGATAAGGCATCCGATATTAAAACTCCGGTCCTGTTTATGACCGGTGATCAAAATAAAGTATTCAAAGATTCTAATATTATCGCTTATGAAACATTGAATCGTTTGAATCCAGGAAATAAAAACGAACTGTTCATCGCCGAGGGTTATGGCCATCAGGATACTTTGATGGGGAAAAAGAGCGATAAGGATGTGTTCCCTCGGATAGTGGAGTTTTTACGTAAGAATTCCAACGGAGTGAAAAAAGGATAAATATGTCTAAGGAAAACCGCCCAGTCGTTTTTCTAACAGGAGCAGCAGGGGGGATTGGCAGGGAAACTGCGACCCTGCTTTCGGAAAAAGGATATCTTCTCTTTTTGACCGATCTTCAAAAACAATTTTCCGATCTGAAAAAGTTCGCAGATACATTAGGAAAAGATCATATTGTATTTCCTTGCGATATCTCTAAGGCTGCGGATTCGGAAAAAGCGATCCAAGAATGTGTAAAAAAATTCGGAAAGATCGACATACTAGTGAATAATGCCGGGATCATGAGGCCTTCTAAATTCGAAAACCTCACTCAAGAGGAGATAGATGAGCAAATAGAGATCAATATTATCGGCACCATTCGATTGACTAAATTGGGAATGCCTTCTCTTAAAAAATCCAAAGGTAAGCTAGTGATTTTGTCTTCTTTGGCAGGGATTGTCCCTGCTCCTAATCATTCTATTTACAGTGCGACTAAATTTGCGCTTAGAGGTTTTGCTTTAAGCTTATATTTGGAATGGAAAGAAATAGGTATACGAGTTAGTTCTATTTTGCCTGGGACCATTCAGTCTCCTATGACCAAGTATATGGCATCTAGAGATAGTTCTCCTATGGCTTATATCAATCCACCTTTGCCGCCTTCAGCAGTTGCAAAAGCAATTTGGAAAGCGATCCAAACGGATAAGTCCGAGATCTACGTTCCGTATTCTCAAGGACTGCTTGCGAGAGTTGCGTTATTATTCCCTTCTTTATTGTCTTTGATCTATCCGATCATGGCCAAAAAAGGAGCTCGAAATTTCGAATCATGGAAAAGAAAAGGGGTCTTTGACTAATAGCGAAATTAGAAATTGTTTTCGCTTAACTCTTTTAATTTTTGATTCATTTTGATATGTGAATTGCGTACTGCGGTTTGGATATGCGAACTAAATACACTAGGCATAATCCCGGTTAAGATTGCAGTGTGGCTAAATTTGGTGCGACCGGGAGTGATCTTTTCGAAAGTGAAACGATGATCTCCGGCAAACATGTATTTGAAAAAGAGTGGAAAGGCACCTTTCCAAGATATGGATTTAGAATTGGTGAGTTCGTATATCAATGCCTTGGTCGGTAGATACACTCCCGTAAAATAATAATCGAAAACAATAATCGTTCCGCCTTGCACCGGTTTGCCGAGAATCCTCTTTAAGAAAGGATTCCAGGAAGGAAACTTGGAGAAGTCGGTAAAAATACTCCAAATTTTTTCAGGGGATGCCTGGATTTCTATCGAGGTGACGATTGTTTGAGGATTCATTCGTCACATATCTGATGTTCTATCTGAAAAATGTCCATCTAATAAATGTTTAAAATTCGGTAATTTATGAATTGTAAAAGTTTTATTCTCTATATCATTTTCTCCACGTTATTCGCGAGTTCTTCTTTATTCGCTGTAGATAAGATCCGCGTTAGTAAGGATATTGAACGATTACCTTTGGGTAAGTCTGTATATTATCTCGAAGATCCCGAAAGAAAATTAACCTTCGAAGACATCTCTAAGCCCGACGCGGAACCCAAGTTTATCAAGTCCGATAAGGATTCTTTGGATTTTGGTCAGTTAAATTATAATTATTGGTTTCGACTAACTTTCGAAAACGATACTCCCGAATCTGTTTCCAAACTTGTAGAGATCAATTATAGTAATATAGATATAGTACAATTTTATAAACCGAATTCTGACGGTACATATTCTAAGGAAGAAAGTGGGATGCTTTTTCCCTTCTCTGCCAGAAGTTTCAAAAATAGAAATTTCGTTTATCAGATAGAGTTGCAGCCTGGACAACAAAAAACTTACTATTTAATGACTTGGACAAGTGGAGGTTTGAATATTCCGCTTACTCTTTGGGATAAGGAAACATTCTCTCAATACAATGCCGACGTTCAACATGGTTTAGGTTTATATTATGGAGTGATGATCGTAATGATCCTCTATAATATTTTCATCTTCTTCTCGGTAAGAGATGTGAGTTATTTTTACTATGTGTGTTATATTCTTGGATTTCTTGGAATACAGTTGGTTCTAACCGGACATGGATTCCAATATTTATGGCCTGCATTTCCCTTTTTGCAAAGGAATTTTTACGTGGTCTTTACAGGGATCTGTATGGCCTCGGTTCTGCTATTCACGAAAAGGTTTTTAAATACTAAGGAGAATGTTCCGAAGTGGCTGGATAAATCTATGAAAGCGTTGATCGTCGCTCATGGATTCATCATGCTGACTCCTTTGGTTTTACCTCCTGAGATTACCGTAAAATTAGCATTAGTTTTGACCCTTCCTGTTCTGATATTCATTCCCGCCGCTACAGTGATCAGCTTCATGAAGAAATTCCGTCCTGCACGTTATTTTCTCTTGGCGTTCACGGTTCTTACAGTTTCAGGAACCGTAGTGGTTCTTCGGTTTATTAATGTTTTAGGATCTACCTTCCTGACAGAATACGGATTGTATTTGGGTTCCACTATGGAAGTCATTCTTCTTTCTATCGCTTTGGCGGATCGTATTAATATTATGAAGAAGGAGAAAGAAGAAGCTCAGGCAAAAACTTTGGAGATGCAAAAGATCCTAACAGAGTCTTATGCCAGATTCGTTCCGAAAGACTTTTTGGCTAACTTAGGAAAGGACTCCATTCTGGATGTGAGATTAGGAGATCAGATCCAGAAAGAGATGGCAGTTCTATTCAGCGATATTCGTTCCTTTACTACGTTGTCCGAACAGATGACGCCAGCCGAAAATTTTAATTTTATCAATTCTTATTTAAGCAGGATGAGTCCCATTATTCAAAGGCATAACGGGTTTATCGATAAGTTTATAGGCGATGCAATTATGGCACTGTTTCAGAGAAACGTAATAGACGCAGTATCTGCCGGCGTCGAGATGCAAAGATATCTGAAAGAATATAACGAACATAGGAATCGCCAAGGTTACATTCCTATTCAGATCGGAGTCGGCATACATTCCGGTTCTTTAATGTTAGGAACGATAGGCGCGGAAGAAAGGTTAGAAGGTACAGTAATTTCAGACACAGTCAACCTGGCTTCTAGAATAGAAAGTCTCACCAAGGTATATGGATCAAGGATTGCGGTCAGCGAAAGTACAATCGAAGAAGTTAAAAAGGACGGAAAATTCCATTTCCGCTTTTTGGACAGAGTGAAAGTAAAAGGAAAACAAAGACCTGTTTCTGTTTATGAAGTGTTTGACGGAGATGAACCCCAATACCAGGATCTGAAATTAAAAACTAAAGAATCCTACGAAAAAGGTGTAAAGGCATTTTATTCTAACTCATTCGAGGATGCAAAACAACAGTTTGAGAATGTAATATCGATCTTTCCGGATGATAAGGCTACTCAACTTTACTTAAAACGTTTGTACCCTGTAACTCACGAACGCAAATTAGAAGAAGTAGAGGAATAACCGTCATCCCAGGACGGTTCTGGTACTGACAAATCACCCGTTATTGGGAACTTGAAAGGGCTATTTTATTCTTTCCTAAAGAAGGGAGGAGTAAAATATTCCTACAAACGTGTTCCAATGTACCTATTCAGGGCCTTCGTTCTAATTTTATGTTTTTCGGCCTCGCCTTTATTTTCGGAGGAGGCCATTCCCTTATCTTCTCAAATAGAACGTAAAAGAATTAGTACTGAGGTCTATTTTTTAGAAGATTCTAATAAGGGACTCGGAATAGAGAAAGTCTCTTCCGGAGAATATTCCGGAAAATTCAAAAAATCGGATATGGATCCTCTGAACTTCGGGCAGACTAACTTCGATTATTGGATTAGGATAACTCTTAAAAACCCAGAAAAGACACAGATCCGAAAAATTTTAGAACTAGATTATACGAATATTGATCGAGTGGATTTTTTTGCGGAGAATACTTCCGGCAAACAAGAGTTAGTCAATTCCAGCGGGATGGCTTTTCCTTATCCTGTTCGAAAAGTAAATCACAGAAACTTCATCTACAGCTTAGATTTCCAACCGGAACAGACACGCACTTTTTATCTGAAGTTGAACACGAGCGGCGGTTTGGTCTTCCCGCTGATACTATGGAATCCCGAGACATTCTATCATCATAATGCAGATATTCATTTAGGTCTCGGATTGTATTACGGGATCATGTGTGTGATGATCCTTTATCATTTATTGATATTCTTATCTACTCGGGATATCAGTTATCTATTTTTTGTGACTAATATTTTCGGATTTTTCGGGATACAATTGGTACTTACCGGTCATGGATTCCAATATCTTTGGTCGGAACATCCTGATCTTCAGAGGAATTTGTACGTAGTCTTTACCGGAATATGTATGTCTTCCTTGGTTTTATTCGCCCAAAAGTTTTTGAATACGGAAGAGAATATAAATCGTTATTTGAATTATTCTCTGCATTTCACTTGGGGCATTCATGCTCTCCTGACTTTTTCTCCTTTGTTTTTACCTCCTGAGTTTACGGTTAAAGTAAGTCTCGCTTTGAGTATCCTTGCTCCTTCTTTAGTCTTAATCGCCGCTTCTATTTGCTTTTTCAAAAATTACAGGCCTGCTAGGTACTTTTTATTAGCGTTCAGCTTCTTGTGTATTTCAGGGATGTTCGTGGTTTTAAAATTCGCGAATCTTGTGGGAGTTTCCAATTGGGCGGATGATGGATTGTATATCGGCTCTTCTATGTCTGCATTAATATTCTCGTTTGCATTGGCTGATAAGATCAACATTCTCAAAAAAGAGAAAGAAGACGCGCTACGCAAGATTTTCGAGGCTCAGAAAGAAAATCTGGAAATGCAAAAAACTCTCAACGATTCTTTGGAATCCTTGGTGATCGAAAGAACCAAAACAATAGAAGAGCAAAAGCTGGATATAGAAGCTAAGGCGAAGTTGATCGAAAAAGACTTAGCGATCGCAGGTAAGATCCAATTTTCACTTCTTCCTTCCGTTCTTCCTAAATCGCATAATGTAAGAATCGCATATAGATGTATTCCTATGCTCCATGTAGGTGGAGACTTTGTAGATCTGATCTCTGATCGGACAGGCAGGGCTTTAGGGATCTTTATCTGCGACGTGACTGGTCATGGAACTGGAGCTGCTATGGTTGCCGCCATGGTAAAGATGGCTCTTGCGGATTGGTCAGACTATTTAAGCGACCCTGGATATATGCTAGCAAAAATGAGGGCCCAGCTCATGGGAAAATTGAATGGAAATTTTGTGACTGCGACCATGATTACATTCTATCCGGAATCAGGACGAATACTGATCGCAAACGCAGGACATCCGGAAGCAATATTGATCCGTAAAGCGAATCGAAAACATGAGACTTATCGCCCCTCCGGGATTGCGATCAATGAGTTCTTATCCACTCCTAATTACCAAACCTTGAAGACCGAATTGGGCAAGGGTGATAAACTTATTCTTTATACGGACGGTCTTCCGGAAGCAAGATCTAAAGGAGGCGATTTTTACGGAGATGATAGATTTTTAGATCTACTCAAAAACTTTTCCGAATTAGAGCCAGAGCTGTTTTGTAATTCAGTGATCGGAAAGATCCAACATTTCACTGAAGAAGAACAAAGTTCTCATGACGACATGGCAATGGTAGTTCTGGAATATTTAGGTTAACCATTCTTTATCTTTTTCATACGAGTGCTGTAGAAATGGCTCTACTCGATCCGATACTTAAGTCAGCTTCTTAGGTAAAATTATGATAAGCTCGAATAATCGCGTTAGAGTATATTGGGATATACTTGTATTCGTATGTATATTTTGGGCTTCTTTGGAGTCTCCTCTTCGGATCGTTATTTCTTACGACCAAAATCTTCTTCTTACAGGTATTTATTTCTTCATAGATTCAGTCTTTGCATTAGATATCATATGGAATTGTATTACTCCTGAATACAAGGATGGTAAATGGGTTATCCTGCGCTCTCAAGTGATCCGTGATTATTTGAGATCATGGTTTATTCTGGATCTGATCGCCGCTTTCCCTTTCGAATACGCTACGTTCAAAATTTTTGGAGTACAACAGTCCCAGCATCCTTATCTATATCTGTTTTTAGGGATTACACGTATCTTAAAAGTTTTTCGGATCTCGGATATACTTCATAGGATCAATTTGGCATTCCAGCCCACGCCTGGGACCTTAAGATTGGTCCTTTTCGGTTTTTGGGTGACTTTAGTCGCTCATTGGTGTGCGGTTGGCTGGTTATACATGGATGATCTTCAGGATTATCAAACAGGTAAGTCCGAATATATTAGGGCATTGTATTGGACGGTGACCACTATCGCTACTGTAGGTTATGGGGATATTACTCCTTCTACGGATGTGCAAAGAATATATACTATATTCGTAATGATGCTCGGCGCAGGTGTATACGCGACGGTTATCGGTAATATTGCAAGTATATTAGGAAATCTAGATATTACTAAAGCCGCTCAGATGAAAAAAATGGCCCAAGTGGATTCTTTTTTGAAAGCAAGAAATATCCAAGCGGATATGCGCAGAAGAGTTAGAGATTATTATATGTACATTATAGATAGAGGGTGGGGAGAAGACGAAAGCCAACTTTTAAATGATCTCCCTTTATCCTTAAGGAAAGAAGTGAAAATACAATTGCATCGGAGTTTATTGGAGAAAGTACCTTTTCTAAAAGGAGCAGATCCTGCTTTAGTTGCAAGTTTGGTATTTTCTTTAACGCCTACGATCTTTCTAAAAGGCGATACGGTTTTTAAAAGAGGGGAGAAGGGCGATTGCCTATATATTTTGAGCGAAGGTTCTGTGGATATTTTAGGCTCCGACGATAAATCGATTTTGCTGAGCTTACAGGAAGGCCAATTCTTCGGTGAGTTGGCGTTAGTAACGGACGAGCCTAGGTCCGCAACAGTTCTGGCTACGAGCACTTGTGAAATTTATACTTTAAGCAAATCGGCTTTCGATCATTCATTGGAAAAATTTTCAGAATTCAGATCCGCTATAGAAGAGTCCGTTTCCAATTTGAAAAAATAATAATACTACTTGAATCGGCATGTCAATGTAAGTGTAGATCAACTCAAACCATAAATTTCGAAATTACTTGACCGGTTTGTAAATTCTGCTAAAAAGCTCAGGCTGAAATAGGAGATTTTATGTTACCGGTAATACCGTTAAATTATTTAGCAATTTTGGTAGGAGTTCTCGCAAACGTAGTGATCGGATTTCTTTGGTTTGGTCCAATCTTCGGTAAGGTTTGGGCAAAAGAGATGGGTTACGAAAATATGGAACCCGATAACAAGGCGATGATAAAATCTATGGTCATCATGATTATTGGTTCTTTTTTAACAGCGTATGTTTTAGCTCATAGTTTATTTGTCTGGAAACCTTCTTCCTGGAATCTTCCCGGCGATGGACCAGCTTGGATGTATGGAGCTTACGCTGCATTTTATACTTGGCTTGGTTTTTATATACCGATGCTTTTAGGCTCTGTGGCTTGGGAATCAAAATCATGGAAATTGTTTTTTATCAATGCAGGATATAATTTGGTTTCTTTAGCAGCTATTGGTCTTATCCTCGCGGTTTGGCCTGCTTAATAAAACAATTCACATTTCTAATATTAAAAAAGGGATTCCAAATCGGAATCCCTTTTTATACCCTAAGCTAAAATCAGATTTTTTTTTCCGAAGGATACTCGAAAGGTCTCTTGAAAAGTAAACATAACGTATTAATTTTTATTCCATCCTTGATCGGAACTTTAGTTCTATTCGGCTGGTTATTGGATATTGAGATCTTAAAACGACCCAGGGCTTCAATGGTCGCCATGAATCCGATGTCCGCACTATCTTTCGTATTCGTCGGATTTGCGCTATATCTCAACTTAAATCGGCCTGACTCGAATACTTCTCGCTATATTATTCGTTTGATCGCGTTATTCGTCCTTTTAGTGGGTCTTTCTAAATTGTATTCCATCATTAGCGGATTCGATCTTGGAATGGATAAGATCCTTTTTACGGAAAAGATCGCAAAAGATATTATAAAAGGTGTTCCAAACAGAATGGCTCCGAACACCGCTTTTGACTTTGTAGTAATTGGATCTGCAGTTTTCTTGAGTTCCTTTCGAAAGGAAGTTCTAAGTTCGATCTCTAATTATCTGTGCATTTTAGTACTTTTGATAGGACTCTTTTCCGTTATAGGTTATGTATATCAGGTCCAGGAATTTTATGGAATTCTTTCCTATATTCCTATGGCGATTCACACTGCTATTAGTTTTATTTTCTGCTCTTTCGCTCTTCTCTTGATCAACGGGCAAGCCGGATTTATGAAAGTGTTTACGAGCAAAAGTTCAGGAGGGATTTTAGCTCGAGTTTTAATCCCATTTTTGATCATTGTTCCTGTCTTGTTCGGATATGTCCGTATCTATCTGAATAAATTTAATCCGGTCAGTTTGGAATTGGGAGTAGGGTTCTTGATGACAGGGATCATTCTTACTTTTTTCGTTCTGGTTTGGTTTGTGGCCACTCAATTAGAAAGATCTGATATAGCAAGAACTGATGCAGAGAGAAAACTTTCTGAGCTGAACCATGAATTGGAGAAGTTGGTCAGTGCCAGAACTATGGACCTATTCAAAAGTGAGAATAGATTTCGGACAATTATAGAACAATTCCCTTATCCTGTTCTGACTTACGATCCGGAGGGAATTTGCACAGGGGCTAATTTTGCCTGGGAAGAAATGTGGAACGCCAGAAGAGATGTATTAGTTGATTATAATATATTAAAAGATCCGCAGATAAAGGAGGCCGGATTTTTTCCTTTTGTGGAGAAGGCGTTCAATGGGGAGCCCGCAATCTCCGAACCTTTTCCTTATGATCCTAAATTAATCGGAAGTTTAGGAAGAGAACGTTGGCTGCAAATGGTACTTTATCCCGTTAAAAATACTGCCGGAAGTATCTTAGAAGTGATCGTGGTGCACCAAGATGTTACTGCAAGTAAGGAAGCGGAGAATGAGATACGTTTATTGAACAATGAATTAGAAGAAAGAGTACGGGTCCGCACAGAACAACTGGTTTTGGCAAATAAAGAACTGGAATCATTCTCTTATTCCATCTCTCACGATTTAAGGGCCCCTATCCGGGGGATCAGCGGTTTCACTCAGATCTTGATGGAAGATTACGGTGTAAATTTTGATGCTGAGGGGAAAAGGATTATAGGAAAAATTATAGAGAATGCCAAGCAGATGGGACAGTTGGTGGATGATCTTTTGGAATTTTCAAGGTTGGGCAGAACCGAACTTGCCGAGAGAGAAATTTCAATGAAGGAATTGGCCGCCACAGTATATAAAGAATTAATAAACTTAGAACCTGGAAGAGAGATCCATTTTGAAATTCAAGACATTCCTAACGTAAGAGCGGATCAACCTGCAGTGCGTCAACTCTGGGTGAATTTGATCTCAAATGCTATCAAATATACGAAAAAGGCAGAATCACCTATCATTCAAATCGGTTCTACTGAATCCGAGGAAGGAACCGTTTTTTACGTAAAAGACAACGGTGCTGGTTTCAATATGCAATACTATCATAAACTATTTGGGGTCTTCCAGAGATTACATTCTAATTCGGATTTTGAAGGAACTGGAGTTGGCCTTGCTATAGTCAAAAGGATCGCTTCCCGTCATGGTGGAAAGGTATGGGCAGAATCAAAAGAAGGAGAAGGTGCTATCTTTTATTTCACTCTGCCCGGACAGAATGATAAATCAAAGTCTCAGTCTCAAAAATAAAAAGGTAGAAAGAAGGCGCTTTTGGTTCATCCATTGAAAACACAAATTTTAGATTTATAGTTCCTTCTTCTTCCAGGTAACTGCATCTATCTTTTTTTGGGATTTGGAGTCTGAGATGAGGATATCCAACCGTTTGAGTCTAGTTTCCTCCTTTTTGGGACTGATGACCCACCAAATGGAAGTTCGCTGGTAATAAGGTGCTTGGCCGTTAAAAAACTCCCAGGCTTTTGTGTGTTTCTGAAATTGTTTTTTATAAACGAAAGGCAGCTCTATCTTATTCTGTTCGAATGAATATTGTGCGGTCTTCTTTTTATCCGAATGGAAGGCTTGCAAACCAGACTCCTGGACTAAGCCTTCCTGGATCAACTCTTGGATGCGTTTTATGTTAACTTTACTCCAAATACTTCCGGTCTTTCGAGGAGTAAAACGAGCGGAATAACTCTCTTCATCTATACTCTTTCTGATCCCATCTATCCAGCCGAAACATAATGCCTGATCTATCGCATCTCCGTAAGAAATTCCCTTTTTATGCGATTTTGTTTTATAAAATCCAAGAAGAAGTTCTGATTCTTTTTTATAATTTTTGGAAAGCCAGGAGCGGAATTCCTTTCCGGTCTTAAAGAACTTTGGTATCATTAGAAATTTCTACTTGGCAGAAGTTTAAAGTGTATATAACTTTATGAAAGTTATTTTCGGTAGGTAGCATGAACATAAGAGGTTCCAGACTCACTTTTTTTAGTCTTTTGACTACGGTCGTATTATTGCAGAATTGTCTGACCTCTTCCGCGAATATCCAGGACTATAAGGAACATTTTATAGGTAATGATCTTAAAGATCTTTCTACGGAGATCCCGAAGGGAAAGGTAAGAGCGGTATTTTTAGGGACTAGCTCTATTCTATTGGATGATGGAGAAACGCAGATCCTAACGGATGGCTTTTTTTCCAGGCCTTCTCTTTTTAAAACTATGTTCTCTAAAATTTCTTCGGATGAGCAGGAAATAAAATACGTTATGCTTCTCGCAGGTATTAAACGTTTAAAGGGGATCTTAGTATGTCATTCCCATTATGATCATTCTATGGATTCTCCTTTTATTGCTAAGGAGACCGGAGCAATATTATACGGTTCTCTCTCCACAATGCAGATCGGAAAAGGGGGAGGGGTTCCGGAAGAGCAATTGGCCTTATTCCAACCAGGTAAAAAGATCCAGATAGGTAAATTTAAGATCACAGTTTTAAATTCAAAACATACTCCTCCTTTTAAAATTTTAGGAAAAACGAATGCTGCCGATCCGAATCGACCGGATTTAACGGAAGCTTTGTCTCAACCAGCTAAGGCGGAGGATTATATAGAAGGTGGGACCTATGATTTCTTAGTGGAGCATGGGAAACATTCCATCCTAATCAAAGGAAGTACGAATTACATAGAGAACGCTTGGGAAGGCTTAAAGGCGGATGTTCTCTTCTTAGGGATTGCAA
This window of the Leptospira hartskeerlii genome carries:
- a CDS encoding DUF1761 domain-containing protein, giving the protein MLPVIPLNYLAILVGVLANVVIGFLWFGPIFGKVWAKEMGYENMEPDNKAMIKSMVIMIIGSFLTAYVLAHSLFVWKPSSWNLPGDGPAWMYGAYAAFYTWLGFYIPMLLGSVAWESKSWKLFFINAGYNLVSLAAIGLILAVWPA
- a CDS encoding sensor histidine kinase, with protein sequence MKSKHNVLIFIPSLIGTLVLFGWLLDIEILKRPRASMVAMNPMSALSFVFVGFALYLNLNRPDSNTSRYIIRLIALFVLLVGLSKLYSIISGFDLGMDKILFTEKIAKDIIKGVPNRMAPNTAFDFVVIGSAVFLSSFRKEVLSSISNYLCILVLLIGLFSVIGYVYQVQEFYGILSYIPMAIHTAISFIFCSFALLLINGQAGFMKVFTSKSSGGILARVLIPFLIIVPVLFGYVRIYLNKFNPVSLELGVGFLMTGIILTFFVLVWFVATQLERSDIARTDAERKLSELNHELEKLVSARTMDLFKSENRFRTIIEQFPYPVLTYDPEGICTGANFAWEEMWNARRDVLVDYNILKDPQIKEAGFFPFVEKAFNGEPAISEPFPYDPKLIGSLGRERWLQMVLYPVKNTAGSILEVIVVHQDVTASKEAENEIRLLNNELEERVRVRTEQLVLANKELESFSYSISHDLRAPIRGISGFTQILMEDYGVNFDAEGKRIIGKIIENAKQMGQLVDDLLEFSRLGRTELAEREISMKELAATVYKELINLEPGREIHFEIQDIPNVRADQPAVRQLWVNLISNAIKYTKKAESPIIQIGSTESEEGTVFYVKDNGAGFNMQYYHKLFGVFQRLHSNSDFEGTGVGLAIVKRIASRHGGKVWAESKEGEGAIFYFTLPGQNDKSKSQSQK
- a CDS encoding YdeI/OmpD-associated family protein, which produces MIPKFFKTGKEFRSWLSKNYKKESELLLGFYKTKSHKKGISYGDAIDQALCFGWIDGIRKSIDEESYSARFTPRKTGSIWSKVNIKRIQELIQEGLVQESGLQAFHSDKKKTAQYSFEQNKIELPFVYKKQFQKHTKAWEFFNGQAPYYQRTSIWWVISPKKEETRLKRLDILISDSKSQKKIDAVTWKKKEL
- a CDS encoding MBL fold metallo-hydrolase, whose protein sequence is MNIRGSRLTFFSLLTTVVLLQNCLTSSANIQDYKEHFIGNDLKDLSTEIPKGKVRAVFLGTSSILLDDGETQILTDGFFSRPSLFKTMFSKISSDEQEIKYVMLLAGIKRLKGILVCHSHYDHSMDSPFIAKETGAILYGSLSTMQIGKGGGVPEEQLALFQPGKKIQIGKFKITVLNSKHTPPFKILGKTNAADPNRPDLTEALSQPAKAEDYIEGGTYDFLVEHGKHSILIKGSTNYIENAWEGLKADVLFLGIAMLGKQEEEFKAKYYEETVTKTSPKMVIPVHWDNFFKPLSEPLEPNLSLGDDVKTGMEYMIQKTSQDRIQFKILRGFESILLF